Within Cellulophaga sp. L1A9, the genomic segment CAGCACACCAAGTATTTACCATGTCTAAAACCATGGAGCGTATTACATTTATTCTAACTTGGATTTTTCAAGGGTCTAGTTACTTAAGTGCTTATGGATATGGCGTTATGCATCGCATGCACCACGCATATACGGATACGGATAAAGATCCGCATTCCCCTTCTCACGATGCAAATTTATTTGCGATGATGTGGCGGACAAAAACTATCTATCAAGATATCAATAAAGAACGGATTGCTATTGATCAGCGTTTTACGAAAAACGTACCACAATGGAAAGCATTTGATAAATTTGCGAGTTCTCGTATTTCTAGAATCCTGTGGATTTCAATGTATATTTTATTTTTCGCATTTTTCACCACCGCAACATGGCAATGGGCTTTGTTGCCTATCACCTTTTTAATGGCTCCTATTCATGGGGTAATTATCAACTGGTTTGGTCATATTTATGGCTATGTGAATTTTAAAATGAAAAATACGAGTAAAAATTTATTCCGATTTGATTTTTTAATGATGGGCGAAGGTTATCACAACAATCACCATAAGCATGCTAGTAGAGCTAATTTTGGTGTAAAATGGTACGAGATAGATGTTACCTATGTTATCATTAAATTATTAGACGCTTTTGGTTTTATTCAATTAAAACCCATTCCTGTACAAGATAAATAACTAAAAATAGTTCTTAGCTAAAGGACATTTTTGATAAAAAAAATCCATAAAATAAAAGCGCAGCAATGCTGTACTTCTATTTTATGGGTTTTTGCATTATATCTAATTGCTAACTTTTGCGGGTAACATCTACGGTAACCTCCATATGCTGACCTCCTCCAGAATACACGATTCCTTTTAAGGGAACAACATCTGAAAAATCACGTCCTTTAGCCACGCGTATATGCTGGTCTGATACTAAAAGATTATTTGTAGCATCAAACTCTACCCAACCTATGTCAGGTATATATAAAGACATCCAAGCATGAGAAGCATCTGCTCCTGCTAACTTGGGTTTTCCTGGTGGAGGAATGGTTTCAATATACCCACTTATATACCTAGCAGACAAGCCGATAGAACGCACACAGGCCAAACCAAAATGTGCATAATCTTGACATACTCCTTTTTTATGTTTAAACACTTCTTCTAGAGGAGTACTTATTTCCGTGAAGCCGGGCGTAAATGTAAAGTCGGTATAAATACGCGTATTTAATTCATGCATCGCTTCCATTATTGGTCTGTTTGGAGTAAAAGACATTAAAGCATACGCACGTATAGCTGATAAGAAGGTAACATGAGGCGATTCTAAATAAAATTGCCGGATATCATTAGAGGTATCTATAGACTGCAGCAATTTAACTACCGATTCCCAAGCAGGTGTTTCGGCAGGATTTATAGCCAACCACGTTGGTGGATGCACTGTAATTTCATTGGTACTTTCAACAACAAGCTTTTTGTGGGCTTTTTGCAGTGAAAAATAGAAGTATTTATTTTCAAAAAAATCTTCTCGTTCCATTATAAAATTTGGCTCAGGATCAATAGTACATTTAGAGGAATTGATTTCCTGTAAAGTATTATTACCACTAACCTGAAATACGATATTATGGCATAACGAAACCATAGATTGATATTCGTATACTGTTTTGTGTTTCACTTCGTAAATCATATTTCTGGAATTTTAGTGCTTACAAAACCAAATGTAGTTTCCGTATGGTTAAAATATTGACTTATAAATAAACTCGAAGCATCTCCAAGCAACTGTTCTAATTTTTCCATTAAAAGGATTAAGTCTTTTCTAGAACCTGATTTTTTCTTTCCTTTTTTTAATAGGTTAGGTTCGCTTAAACGAACCAAGGTCGTTGCCTCTAAAAGTTTTTTCTGTATTAAACTAAGCTGTAGCTGTACTTCAGACGTTTTTGGCATGCGATTTACACGTTTTTCAAGTTGTGTAATTTGGTATACTACAGATCGTGGATTCAATTCATTTAGCAACAACAATGTTAATGTATTGGTGAATTCAATAGTAGATCTATACATATAACGATACGTAATTAAACTCTCGTTATTAATTAACACGCACTCTAAGAGCGATTTTTCTGTTTCGCTGTCCAGTTCCTTAGATAGGATATTTTTTAGAAAAGTACAGGTCATATAAGAAGATTCCAGATCACTTCCTATGCACTGTAAATTCCAAGAAACA encodes:
- a CDS encoding transglutaminase family protein, translated to MIYEVKHKTVYEYQSMVSLCHNIVFQVSGNNTLQEINSSKCTIDPEPNFIMEREDFFENKYFYFSLQKAHKKLVVESTNEITVHPPTWLAINPAETPAWESVVKLLQSIDTSNDIRQFYLESPHVTFLSAIRAYALMSFTPNRPIMEAMHELNTRIYTDFTFTPGFTEISTPLEEVFKHKKGVCQDYAHFGLACVRSIGLSARYISGYIETIPPPGKPKLAGADASHAWMSLYIPDIGWVEFDATNNLLVSDQHIRVAKGRDFSDVVPLKGIVYSGGGQHMEVTVDVTRKS
- a CDS encoding acyl-CoA desaturase, translated to MAVIIFVLVLWYGGLFFQSFFLHRYAAHQVFTMSKTMERITFILTWIFQGSSYLSAYGYGVMHRMHHAYTDTDKDPHSPSHDANLFAMMWRTKTIYQDINKERIAIDQRFTKNVPQWKAFDKFASSRISRILWISMYILFFAFFTTATWQWALLPITFLMAPIHGVIINWFGHIYGYVNFKMKNTSKNLFRFDFLMMGEGYHNNHHKHASRANFGVKWYEIDVTYVIIKLLDAFGFIQLKPIPVQDK